AGAGGTTGAATGACGAGCCCACTCCTAAACTGAATGTCAAAAACAAAAGACAAGGCAAGAAAAAGAACAGAGTGCAGAAGAACAAAACAATTTTCTTTGAAGCTATGATATGTCTCTGTATAAGTGTTTTTTCTTATTATTTTGGGCCCAACAGATTAAGGATTTACGTGGCTAAAATAATTCACAGAAGTAGAGATATTTGAGGAAGCATTTGCAATGAAAATTAAATCTGAAAATTGGAAGATTTAGCTAACTAAACTATGATACACTTCAGAAAATAATTATCCATAATTCTCTCTATAAACAAAAACTATTTACCTGGAATTCACCAATGCCAGGATATCTCCACCCGTGTTTTACAGGACAAGATGGGTATCTAAGCTCTCCACACGGACCTAATCCAACTTCAATCATGGAGATGAAACCATCCTCAAAATACTCATCAAACTCTACCCGGAAACTTCTCATGAAATCAAAATAAACctacaaaaatgtatataaattACATGCCTTAATTTTACTGCCATAACATAAAATAGGAAACTCTTCATCCATCCTATCCTCGAAAAGCATCTGATATATATTCACAtggattttatttgaaaaaaaggTAATTTAAGACTAACACCATAATATGTACATAGGATGGATTTCAGCTTTCAATATTTTTACTCttcaaataagtactttaaactTGGCTTAAGAATGTCCAACAGATGGTTTTCTTATTAAGCATATATCAAAATTCATTTCTTACTAATAGCACCTAACAATAACAACACTGATAATAGTAGGAGGAGGAGTTAGAAAAAtaattgttattgttgttgtgaTGGTAGTCATTTTGTTTATCATGTCATTATTACCTCCACAGCAGTCCGACCTCTTAAAACCCGTTCCTTATCTATTCCCCAAGAAAGACATTCAGGGTTGTGTCTTCCTTCTCTATCAGTAAAAAATATGTCAGGATTGCTCCTACCAATTTCAGCAACCCAATGGGGTAATGGGATACAAACATCATCACCAAAATTACCTCCACATTCATGAAAAGACATCAAAACCTGCCCAAGTGTCAATGGGATAAGCCACTATCAAAGCCAGAATTGAATCAGCAAGAGAGAAACCCACACTGATTGAAGTAGCTTATAAAACTCACCTGCAGCTTAAGCTTTAGCTCACGCACCATTTGAAAGAGCCTCTTGTAACCATTCCAATTATACTCTTGCGGAGCATGGGCCTCCACTATTCCCCACCAACAATCAACCATAACACCATCAACATTTATTGATTTCAATACCCTCAGCTGCTTTAGCAAACCATCCGGATCAACAAGCTCACATTTAATATTGATCACCCCCAACTGTCAATAGTATAGATAGAATATCTTATATAATGTTAAATCAAATTTTACATAAACTACTTCCTCTAGaaaatcattttttcttttaatagtTACATATAAATTtaccaacaatttttttttttagcgcAAAAGAGATTATTCATTAGAAATCAAAAGAAGGTACAATGCAATGGGAATGGATAAAACAAAACCACAAAGCCACCCAAAGACCACAAACAAACACCCAAGAGAAAGCGCAAAGGTCCTAACAAATAGAAGGAAATTTTTCTTTAAGTTCTGCGGCCAACCCTCGAATGGCATCTTCATCACTACCCGGAAAAGTAGAACTACTTCAAGCATtttaaaaacaacaaaatatattaagtaGAACTACTTCAAGcattttaaaaaaccaataaaCAGAACTtctaaaaattaatgaaaaataagGGTGAAATAATAGTGCTTACGGGTAGCATCACGTAAACTGGAACATATGGGGTACCAGCCAAATCACGCTCTGGTAATCTTGGGGGCATGTCAGCAATCTGCAAATGATTAGAAGGTATGAAAATAATTCCAATAGATTCATCTTCTAAAGACACCACATTGAAATTATATGCAAAATAAAAGGAAGTTAGTTAGTTAGGTTAGTTGGGCTGACATAGTCAGAAGAAATAAGGTATGCTGTTTATAATTAAGAAGAGGGGTTGAGAGGGAGAGATAAATAGTTATTTTGTGAGAATCGTGGCCTTAGGGCAGGGAGGTCCAGACCTTAGAGGAATTATTCTCTATTCTTTGCAATATAATACCAGCCACCAGGTTCTATACACATATACCCTAGTAATAGGGGTCTTTCACATGACTAATAGAAAAACTCTAAGAAATTGCAAAAGTGGTCGAGGGGGTCGCAGCGATAGCACTGATAGATTTTACAGAATCAGTTAAGATGTTAGATTTTCGTTATGAAATTTATCCATTCAAGGCCATTCTCATTTAACATGCtctgcttctaaacaagcagggATGGAGAATTAGATACTGATATAGCAATAAATTATCATGTAGCAAGTTCATACAATCAGCCTATCATCACGGAAACCAGAAgaacttaattatataagaaatcAATATGTTGGTCAAATACGTTATCAAATACCTGCTTCTCATCAACACTATTCATTGAACCACCAATCCCAGGAATATTGTCTCTTTGTGTTTCTCCATCCCCCACTATAGATGTTTGCGATCGGGAACTTGAGGATAGATCATAAGGAGATGGAGCTGGCATAAAGACACCTTTCATTTGACATGCATTATACTCTAAAGGGCTTCCATAACCAGAAGCAACTCCCCTAAGTGAAGCAGATGGAGTTTGTTGTGAAGGCACTTGGGAAGATGAAGTGACAGGTGCAGAATTACCACCATCTGGCCTTTGACCCTGTAAGGTTGAAAAGAAAAGGTTCCAACATGGGAGTTTTTCTGAGATTTGTCAGAACTGAAATTGGCAGATAAACAACTGTAATAAGACATTTGAAATATATTGGTTTAACATTACATAGCTAATAAGCAAGGAACTTGACTATATAACAAGTACCAAGAGTTAATGCCTAAACTGCGGATAAATTGTAATAATTTCTCAACAATAGAGCCCTCCAAAAGAAATGTTGATAAGGACTTCTCAAAGTATAAACATTAGGGGGGAAAACAAAATAGTGAGGCATAGTCCCCCCACTAATAGGGAAACCGCACATGATGCCTGCAGATGCACATCAAAAGTCACAGACTCACACAATACAACTAAACTAAATATTAGTTTCAGAATCAGAAAAACGTAGCTCAAGTCTTTGACAGATAACTACCTGAGATCTTGAGGGAAAAGTAGTGCCATCTGGAAGAACCACCCATCCAGCTTCCCTTGCTAGAGCAGCAATGACATCGTTTATGTCAGCCCTAACTCTAAGATTGTAATTGCCATGCCTGCGAAGCCCTGCCAAGATTCTTGCAGTGATAGCCCTCCGGCGCCTCTCTCTTAgctttgttctttctttctcttcaagcGGCCTAGACCTTCGAGCACCTCCCCCTGGTTCTTCTAGCTCTTGAAACTGCTGGTGTTGTTGAAACCTGTTGTCACCTGGGGCAGTTTGTATCCCATTCCCATCATCAATCTCTATCATCCCCGGAGCATTTCCATCCTCACCATTTTCATcataatcatcatcatcctcatcctcatccttcACACCCATTCCCatttcttcatcatcctcaCTTGTTCCAACAAACCTCTGCATATCAGTTGCCATAATCTCCACTCTGAACCctaaatttttcaattaaaaattattccacTATGACCAACACCATCAAAATTAATGGATTCCCTCCATTTCAAACCTAAAATTCCTCATATCATAAGGAATTTCACAAGCtgcaaaacaaaaaatacaacagTTAACCCCATCAGTAACCATTTTCTCTTCTCCTGAATAACTTCAATCTTCTATATGCTATAAATAACCGTAGATTCATTCAATTTCATGCAATTTTTGTCTTATCTAACTCAATTCACCAGAATAATCGTAGATTCATGCAATTTAAGCTTGAGGTTACCTTCCAGAACGATGACATGGTTCATTTGACAAAATTCCATGGCAGATCCATCTTCTCATCGCCAAGTTTCTTCAGAACTCCGTCAGGTACCGAAATTCCCGGCAACCGGCGGAGGTCCGGCGCGGATCGATGGCGAGAGAGAGGAATCCGGTAGCAGGAGATCGGGGGAGGAAGAAGCGGCAACGGCGGAGCCGGCGACGGGAAAGGGTTAGGTCCGGCGCCGGCGTGGGATAGGCGAGCGTGCGAGGTTAGGGAACTCTCGCTCGTGTCGAGTGTGCGAAGACGAGCGTGTCTGAGAATTTGGCACGAACGAGGCGTGCGTGTTAACCTTCACCGAGCTTACATGCTAGCACGTGCAACGCATgtgtttctttttttcctttctcgGGTAAGATTTTGTTTAATTTCACATTTGGTTCCTCACATATATCATTTTCACGATTCTTATTCCCAACAAAAATTAATTGCTTTATGCGTTTTCGATAGAATGTCAAAATTACCCACACCAGTGGATACccgctatgggtaaaattaCTTACACCCACGGGTATCCACAGATTTatttaattgatattttcaCTATTCATTTATTATTGGGACATGTATGGATATTGAGGTACTCGTACCCATGAATACCTACttgatatataaaaaaattaaaatatcatatatatatagcaaGAGGTGTATATTAAATCTAATATTTAATGACTTTGTGTTGGGATTATAATTCTCTTCAAGTAAACTTGTACAATAGTAATGGTAAAAAGAATCTCTTAGACTCAAAaaaggttaaaaaaaaatattcgcCTTCATGTATGTCTCAAGTCTAATcttgaatttaattttgaatattattttcatttaaataaatatatgtgaATCTATATATGTTCATGGGTGTCAATGGATATCCACTGATATTATAAAATCCGTTAAAAACTCACTTAATGGATATCCATATGGGTATGGAGCGGGTACGAGTATGCATTTTTAACTTCGAAGCGGGTGATGGATGTGTACTACCctatgttctgaaaaccggaccggtcatcAAACCGGTCGAGGCACAAGTTCAAGGTTCAAAGGTCGAACCGGGGTCAAACCGCGGTTCGATCGTGGTAATATAAACAATatattacatatatattaatatagatAATATATGTTATTTTAGTGAATAATGAATAGCTTAttgataaattataataaaataatttttattaaatataaaaataaaataaatataatattacaacTTTACTCAAATTATTACTTAGTTTATGTCATTAATATGTACATActtgtaaatttatttttcttctatataataataaataaaaaatataatataaaatatatattaatgtttgataaataaaaacaaatatatgTTAAGCAATAtgcatatattattaaaaattgttACTTAAGTTAAATATGTGCCTTGAATGCAAGATTTGTTTCCTCAGTCACTATGTacttataataaatataaaaatacacaCAATTTATCCCAATAGAACTTGTGGCCTAGTGGTATACAAAGCTTTTTGGAACTCCAAGGTCCCGGGTTCAACCCATAGTGAGGACaaaatttattctaaaaatatttttttctcaaaccGTTGACCAACCGGTTTAGACCGGTTTTCCCGGTTCTAATGGTTCGTCGGTCCTGAGACTGGTTCAGTAATCTCCGATTTAATTACCCTGACCGAACCGGCCAATGGTCCGGTTCTCGATTGAACCGGTCCGGTCCGATTTTCAGAACACTGGTACTACCCATGCCCACACGCACCCATTGACATTCCCCGATGAATACCTTCGTTTGTAGAATTGGTTTTCTATCCGGATTCcataaaaaactaacggaaaaGCTACGGTgacattttttataattttaaattatgaaaCTGTCCCACCGTAGGTGAAACCTAACATTGAGCTTCGTGAAAAAATAATCAGCGAAGGTTGAGTTGGTGAAACAcacaaaaagagcaaagagggaCATTGACACATGAATCAATTATgacattttatttgaaaaacttTTCACCGCAATTCGTATTGATGGTGTATTCTCTCTCAATCCCGTTAAAAGTATAGTACTCCTtacgttcctatataactgatatTTTAAGATTGTTTCACAGGTATTAAGAAAtagcaattaatgttcttgtttttattaaaattgcTATCTAACTTCCTCTTTTACcctttatctctttttttttggtaaacaacagcttaaaaaaagaaaaacaaacaaagattACAGCTAACGCCTCATAAACAAGGTGTCACGGTAATCATCCGCCAATAAAGGAAGAGCGGCCAATAAATGAAGGATACAATtgataaagtataattaatgctctatTGAAATTGTAATATGGATCAGAGGAAGTATTAAGAATTCACTTAATGgtattaatgataataatatattaactaATCATTAATTTGGGTTGAAGAATATTAAATGTATCTAATGTTAACATTAGAGTTGAGAGTATAAATGACAATCATAACTAATCACTGATATTTGTTGGAAAATGATTAAAATAATCATTTCATGTGTAAACTCTTTTATGTGCCATCATCAACATTTTTTTgtgtttatttctttttttatgtgtattaattaaatatgtgagacattttaaatatttattaaaagagCGATAAACACAATATTTCACTTGGCATTTACgcattatcttttatttttggttacaagaaGAAAAGTCTACACATTATCTAGTCACATGAAAGGATTCAAATCggttaaaaaatattaaatgtatttaatgtaaataaTAGATGTTAGTTATTATTTGAgttgaaaaattataatatgAGTTATTTTTGTATTGAAAATCATTAAAAATGTTTAATAATAGAAAGTTTGTTGTcagttaaataaatatatttaaggatatcttaattaattattatttgagTCATTTTATGTTGAAAATATTACATATATTTAatgataatattaatatttagttTTATATGTATTTAAGGATAATCTTAATTAATTGTTTCACTCACTTTTTTGTTGAAAATCTTAAATGTATTTAATGATAATATTAGTAGTGTCCCCGaaagataactcaagtggtaagagctaggggacatgtgAGTTGGGTGGGGGAAGTCCAGGAATTGATGCTTATagagtgtaatttatcttttcgatgtaaaaaatGATAATATTAGTAGTTCGTTATTATTTGACTTGAGAAGTCATATATGTATTTAaggataataatttttttgaacgaatttaaagataatattaAGTAATGATATTTGAGTCATTTtgtgttaaaaaatattaaatttatttaatgacAATATTATTAGCTAGttgttatttgatttgaaaaattataattGTATTTAATGATAATATCAATTTTGTTATTTAAGTAATTTTGTGTTTTAAAACATTCAATATATTTGATGATAAAATTAAtagttatttaaaattaatagttACTTATTATTTCACTTGGAAAATCATAGATATATTTGAGCATAATATTAATCAATATTTTTATAGAATAATCTTAATTCAATATTTTTTGAGTTATTGTCATTAACTAACTAACACTCGTGAGCTTACTTGGCAACAAAattgtttatatatttaaatgTGGAATttcataaataatatttatttttgtgaaTTTATTTTTAAGGTTGCGGTTGAGGCGATCAAATGTTTGGATAATATTAGAGTGGGTGGGGCATCCTTATCTGTGACTTTGGCAAAACCCCCTCGGAAGACGGTGACAAGAGGCACCTCTTCGCGTTGTTTGGCTTCTCAGAAGATTGGAAATGCTTCTACTCGAACCTGGCGAGATGTGTTGTTGGGGGAGAGGAAGGATGCGTCTCCGATTGTTGGTGAGGAAGTTGATATGGTTAAGTTTGATAGGGAAGTTGATCAAGATACTAGGAATCCAATAGATGTGCTATTTCCCGAGTTGGTGGCCTCTGATTCCTTTCAGGTTGGTGAGGAGACTCTCTTCTTGGATGAGTTTTCAGGGAATCCATCTTTTGTTGGTTGTGATGAGAGGTCTTTATTGGATGAAGATCTTTTTCCGGAGTTTTGTCGATCAGAGAGTTTGGAGATGCAGGTTTTAGGAGAAGCGAATCTTTCGCAGTTTTCTGAAGAGATGGTCCAGGTGCAAGACCGTGTGCTTGAAGAAGAGAGTGTGTTTGATGCTGATCATAGGGAGGGTGTTGGGGAGACTTTAAGGTTTTCCCCGATCAAGGATGGTTGAATTTTGGCTACCCCTAGGTGTCGGGGACGACCCAAGAAGTCGGCTTTGTTGTCCTCTGTAAGAccctaaaattattaaataagttACCATGAAATAAGTATGTTATTACTACTAtgatagtatatatatatataattgtttgatctttgtttGTTACCTGTTTTTCGTGCATTGATTACTGTCAATTGATTTATTGTTGTCGTAATTATGAGGATGTGTAAATGGAAATAGGTTAGCACcatctttgttgttgttggtttgatattggaaaaacagCATAAGTTTTATTTATGTAGTTAGTCGTCAGTAAACGACAGAAATCAGTTATATTTAGAAATAGACTTaggttaattatttaattaatcttatgagtcataaaaataaaaataaaattaaaattaaaataattaaaagtaaATTCGTGAGTTTTAAAATTGGTgactaggagagagaaaagTAGGGTAAAAGTCTAATTTGGTCTTGTTTGAGGGCTTTTACataaaactggattaagccttttaaaaattgtaaaggtgatacaaaatttaaataaaattaagattAGGTCTGAGGTGAc
This is a stretch of genomic DNA from Lotus japonicus ecotype B-129 chromosome 1, LjGifu_v1.2. It encodes these proteins:
- the LOC130728256 gene encoding beta-amylase 7 isoform X2, with amino-acid sequence MATDMQRFVGTSEDDEEMGMGVKDEDEDDDDYDENGEDGNAPGMIEIDDGNGIQTAPGDNRFQQHQQFQELEEPGGGARRSRPLEEKERTKLRERRRRAITARILAGLRRHGNYNLRVRADINDVIAALAREAGWVVLPDGTTFPSRSQGQRPDGGNSAPVTSSSQVPSQQTPSASLRGVASGYGSPLEYNACQMKGVFMPAPSPYDLSSSSRSQTSIVGDGETQRDNIPGIGGSMNSVDEKQIADMPPRLPERDLAGTPYVPVYVMLPLGVINIKCELVDPDGLLKQLRVLKSINVDGVMVDCWWGIVEAHAPQEYNWNGYKRLFQMVRELKLKLQVLMSFHECGGNFGDDVCIPLPHWVAEIGRSNPDIFFTDREGRHNPECLSWGIDKERVLRGRTAVEVYFDFMRSFRVEFDEYFEDGFISMIEVGLGPCGELRYPSCPVKHGWRYPGIGEFQCYDQYMLKSLRKAAEIRGHSIWARGPDNVGTYNSQPHETGFFCDGGDYDSFYGRFFLNWYSQVLVDHGNRVLSLAKLAFEGSCIAAKLSGIYWWYKTASHAAELTAGYYNPCNRDGYASIMTMLKRNGVSLNIPCVDLQTLNQHEGFPETFADPEGLVWQIMIVCCRC
- the LOC130728256 gene encoding beta-amylase 7 isoform X1 produces the protein MATDMQRFVGTSEDDEEMGMGVKDEDEDDDDYDENGEDGNAPGMIEIDDGNGIQTAPGDNRFQQHQQFQELEEPGGGARRSRPLEEKERTKLRERRRRAITARILAGLRRHGNYNLRVRADINDVIAALAREAGWVVLPDGTTFPSRSQGQRPDGGNSAPVTSSSQVPSQQTPSASLRGVASGYGSPLEYNACQMKGVFMPAPSPYDLSSSSRSQTSIVGDGETQRDNIPGIGGSMNSVDEKQIADMPPRLPERDLAGTPYVPVYVMLPLGVINIKCELVDPDGLLKQLRVLKSINVDGVMVDCWWGIVEAHAPQEYNWNGYKRLFQMVRELKLKLQVLMSFHECGGNFGDDVCIPLPHWVAEIGRSNPDIFFTDREGRHNPECLSWGIDKERVLRGRTAVEVYFDFMRSFRVEFDEYFEDGFISMIEVGLGPCGELRYPSCPVKHGWRYPGIGEFQCYDQYMLKSLRKAAEIRGHSIWARGPDNVGTYNSQPHETGFFCDGGDYDSFYGRFFLNWYSQVLVDHGNRVLSLAKLAFEGSCIAAKLSGIYWWYKTASHAAELTAGYYNPCNRDGYASIMTMLKRNGVSLNIPCVDLQTLNQHEGFPETFADPEGLVWQVLNAGWDVGLPVVSENALPCLNRVSYNKVLDNAKPMNDPDGRHFSSFAYPRLSPLLMERQNFIEFERFVKRMHGEAVLDLQI